The genomic region CCGGTCGTCGTAGGGGTGATGTTGGCTGCAGCCGCCCGGGCACGCCGGAGATCGCTGTGAGGCATGTCGAGCAATCGCTGGTCGTTCGTGTAGGCGTGGATCGTGGTCATCAGGCCACGGCGGATGCCGAACGAGTCGTTGAGCACTTTGGCGATCGGAGCGAGGCAGTTCGTTGTGCAGGAGGCGTTGGACACCAGGGTGTCGGAGGGATCGAGCGTATCGTCGTTGACGCCGATCACGATCGTCGCGTCAACAGGCTCCTTTGCAGGTGCCGTCAGAACGATCCGCTTGGCTCCTGCTGCGAGGTGAAGGTCCAGCTTGTCCCTCGTGCGGAACACGCCCGTCGATTCGATGACGATATCAACGCCGAGTTCCTTCCATGGGAGTTGCGCAGGATCACGCTCCTCGAGCATCTTGACGGTCTGGCCACCGGCGTGCATGAAGCCGCCATCGAGTGAGATCTCACCGGGGAAGCGACCCATGTTCGTGTCGTACTCGAGCAGATGGGCCAGGGTGGCGTCGTCGGTGAGGTCGTTGACGGCGACGATCTCGATCGGTGTGTCCGGTCGTTCGGCAACGATACGGAAGGCAGCCCTTCCGATGCGTCCGAAACCGTTGATGGCGACTTTCATCGAGGGGTTCCTCCTCACAGCTCAGAAGCGGCACGATGGCCGCAAGTGCCTTCATGATACTCGTGCGAAGGGTGTGACTTGACCACGGCACGTGATAGCGTTGCTGGTCATGCGGCATCCTGCTCCCGACCCGAGCCTGGCGCTGGAATACCTCACGGGGCACCGTTCCGCCGAGCCGCTCTGCCGCGAAGCGCGCAGGCTGCGCGACGCAGGCAAGGGCAGGACGGTCACGTACAGTCGCAAGGTGTTCATTCCTATCACGACCCTCTGCAGGGACCGCTGTGCCTACTGCACGTTCGCCAGGCCCCCCGGTGCCGGTGGTGAGTACATGACACCGGAAGAAGTCATGGCCATGGCGAGGGTGGGGGAGCGCTACGGGTGCACCGAGGCGCTGCTCACGCTCGGGGATCGTCCGGAGGCGAGATGGTCGGAGGCACGCTCGTTCCTGGATCGGCAGGAGTGCGCCTCCACCCTCGGGTACGTGCAGCGAATGTCGGAGCGGATCGTGACCGAGACATCGCTGTTTCCTCACGCGAATGCCGGA from bacterium BMS3Abin02 harbors:
- the gap gene encoding glyceraldehyde-3-phosphate dehydrogenase — its product is MKVAINGFGRIGRAAFRIVAERPDTPIEIVAVNDLTDDATLAHLLEYDTNMGRFPGEISLDGGFMHAGGQTVKMLEERDPAQLPWKELGVDIVIESTGVFRTRDKLDLHLAAGAKRIVLTAPAKEPVDATIVIGVNDDTLDPSDTLVSNASCTTNCLAPIAKVLNDSFGIRRGLMTTIHAYTNDQRLLDMPHSDLRRARAAAANITPTTTGAAKAIGLVIPELAGKLDGMAMRVPVPDGSLVDLVAVLAKDVTEEEVKAVMRAASEGDMRGILQYNEDPIVSSDIVGNPHSSIFDADLTKVIDGHFVKVISWYDNEWGYSSRVVDLLERMGAQL